In Bifidobacterium sp. ESL0775, the following are encoded in one genomic region:
- the map gene encoding type I methionyl aminopeptidase, with product MIELKTPKEIASMKVAGRFVGSILKELQETTKVGTNLLEIDDLVRRRIESRKGAESCYVDYAPDFGTGPFKHYICTSVNDAVLHGVPYDYALKDGDLLSLDLAVSVDGWCGDSAVSFVVGKDPNPEDIALIKCTEEALAAGIAAAQSGNRLGDVSAAVGDVAHEHGYTVNMEFGGHGIGHVMHGDPFVPNDGKAHHGYKLRPGLTIAIEPWFMKTTDEIYQDAKDGWTLRSSDGSNGAHSEHTIAITDNGPEILTVRE from the coding sequence ATGATCGAATTGAAAACGCCAAAGGAAATCGCTTCGATGAAGGTGGCCGGCCGCTTCGTCGGCAGCATCCTCAAGGAGCTGCAGGAGACCACCAAGGTCGGCACTAATCTGCTGGAGATCGACGACCTCGTGCGCCGCCGCATCGAAAGCCGCAAAGGCGCCGAATCCTGCTATGTCGATTACGCGCCAGATTTCGGCACCGGCCCGTTCAAGCACTACATCTGCACGTCCGTCAACGACGCGGTATTGCACGGTGTCCCTTATGATTACGCCCTCAAGGACGGCGACTTGCTGAGCCTCGATCTGGCGGTCAGTGTCGACGGATGGTGCGGGGACTCCGCGGTGAGCTTCGTGGTCGGCAAGGATCCGAATCCGGAAGATATTGCGCTCATCAAGTGCACCGAAGAGGCGCTCGCGGCCGGCATCGCGGCGGCCCAGTCCGGCAACCGTCTTGGCGACGTCTCCGCGGCCGTCGGCGATGTGGCGCACGAGCACGGCTATACCGTCAACATGGAGTTCGGTGGCCACGGCATCGGCCACGTCATGCACGGCGACCCGTTCGTACCCAACGACGGCAAGGCCCATCACGGCTACAAACTGCGCCCGGGCCTCACGATCGCAATCGAGCCATGGTTTATGAAGACCACCGACGAGATCTACCAGGACGCGAAGGACGGCTGGACTCTGCGCAGCTCCGACGGCTCCAACGGCGCCCACAGCGAGCACACCATCGCCATCACCGACAACGGCCCGGAGATTCTGACCGTTCGCGAGTAA
- a CDS encoding citrate synthase produces the protein MVEAKLNVDTSKFDLPVVKATEGADGIVVSSLRNDGFVTLDPGFLTTAQCESKITFIDGQNSILRYRGYPIEQLCDQSDFLEVAWLLQHGELPTKVEYDQFCLDLNHRTMVGEDFRSFMASFPRAAQPMSVLASAINALAAFYPDTTDINDPDQLDESARIIMAKARTIVSYIYRRRRDEPMLYPDIARGYVDDFLRMCFAVPYEPYESDDLSIHALGRLLIIHADHEQNCSTSVVRIAGSAHANLYSAVAAGVNALSGPLHGGANEAVLKQLVVIRDSGESVSQFVENSKKNGTRISGFGHRVYKCYDPRAVVAKHYLEQLMARGDVDNRLPADERALFDIATELEDIATHDDYFVSRHLYPNVDFYTGLLYRVIGFDAPMFTPLFALGRIPGWIAQYREMLADPETKIGRPRQVYTGEVKRDYVPMDQR, from the coding sequence ATGGTGGAGGCAAAACTCAATGTGGACACGAGCAAGTTCGATCTGCCCGTGGTCAAGGCCACGGAAGGGGCCGATGGCATCGTCGTCTCCAGCCTCAGGAACGACGGGTTCGTCACCCTCGACCCCGGCTTCCTGACCACGGCCCAGTGCGAATCCAAGATCACCTTCATCGACGGCCAGAACTCTATCCTGCGCTATCGCGGTTACCCAATCGAGCAGCTGTGCGACCAGTCCGATTTCCTTGAGGTGGCTTGGCTGCTGCAGCACGGCGAGCTGCCGACCAAGGTCGAATACGACCAGTTCTGCCTGGATCTGAACCACCGCACCATGGTCGGCGAAGATTTCCGCAGTTTCATGGCCTCGTTCCCGCGCGCCGCCCAACCCATGAGCGTGCTCGCCTCCGCCATCAACGCGCTCGCCGCTTTTTATCCGGACACCACCGATATCAACGATCCCGACCAGCTGGACGAATCGGCGCGCATCATCATGGCCAAGGCTCGCACCATCGTCAGCTACATCTATCGTCGCCGCCGCGACGAGCCGATGCTGTACCCGGATATCGCCCGCGGCTACGTCGACGATTTCCTGCGCATGTGCTTCGCCGTGCCTTACGAGCCGTACGAATCCGATGATCTTTCCATCCATGCGCTCGGCCGTCTGCTCATCATCCACGCCGACCATGAGCAGAACTGTTCGACCTCCGTGGTGCGTATCGCCGGCAGCGCCCATGCCAACCTCTATTCGGCTGTCGCAGCCGGTGTAAACGCGCTTTCCGGGCCGTTGCATGGTGGCGCCAACGAGGCGGTGCTGAAGCAGTTGGTGGTCATTCGTGACTCCGGCGAAAGCGTCAGTCAGTTCGTCGAAAACTCCAAAAAGAACGGCACCCGCATCTCCGGTTTTGGCCATCGCGTCTACAAATGCTACGACCCGCGTGCCGTGGTCGCCAAGCATTATCTTGAGCAGCTTATGGCTCGCGGCGACGTCGACAACCGTCTGCCCGCCGACGAGCGTGCCCTGTTCGACATCGCCACCGAACTCGAGGACATCGCCACGCATGACGATTATTTCGTCTCGCGTCATCTTTATCCGAACGTCGATTTCTACACCGGACTGCTCTACCGGGTCATCGGCTTCGACGCTCCGATGTTCACCCCGCTGTTCGCGCTTGGCCGCATTCCTGGCTGGATCGCGCAATACCGCGAGATGCTGGCCGACCCCGAGACCAAGATCGGTCGCCCGCGTCAGGTCTACACCGGCGAGGTCAAGCGCGACTATGTGCCAATGGACCAGCGCTGA
- the dapD gene encoding 2,3,4,5-tetrahydropyridine-2,6-dicarboxylate N-succinyltransferase, whose amino-acid sequence MSDERTAWGWGLASIDEAGNTLDVWYPKLEMGAAPSEADRPRHGFDALVRTKADERGVRREPVFTVSDLDSPIADAADAYLRLHLLSMCMVEPNTINLDGIFARLANVVWTNYGPFAAENFALRKMDVMNAVARSSRDASGMPTPHVDVNVLAIDKFPRMVDYVVPEGVRIGDADRVRLGAHLAPGTTVMHAGFVNFNAGTLGTCMIEGRVSQGVTVGNGSDVGGGSSIMGTLSGGGKLRNSIGEHSLLGANAGIGISLGNNCVVEAGLYVTAGTKITIHDKAKIAAGEPLEVVKGSELSGKDNILFIRNSVTGAIEARYRKVGIALNEKLHKN is encoded by the coding sequence ATGAGTGACGAACGGACGGCTTGGGGCTGGGGTCTGGCCTCGATCGACGAGGCGGGCAACACGCTGGACGTGTGGTATCCAAAGCTGGAGATGGGCGCGGCGCCGAGTGAAGCCGACCGTCCTCGCCACGGATTCGACGCCCTCGTACGCACCAAAGCCGACGAGCGCGGGGTTCGTCGTGAGCCTGTGTTCACCGTTTCCGACCTTGACTCCCCCATCGCCGATGCCGCCGACGCCTACCTGCGTCTGCATTTGCTGAGCATGTGCATGGTGGAGCCGAACACCATCAATCTCGACGGTATCTTCGCGCGTCTGGCCAACGTCGTATGGACCAACTACGGACCGTTCGCCGCCGAAAACTTCGCGCTACGCAAGATGGACGTGATGAACGCGGTCGCACGTTCCAGCCGGGACGCCAGCGGCATGCCAACCCCTCACGTCGATGTCAACGTGCTCGCCATCGACAAGTTCCCGCGCATGGTCGACTACGTAGTGCCCGAAGGTGTCCGCATCGGTGACGCTGACCGCGTGCGGCTTGGCGCACACCTGGCTCCTGGCACGACGGTGATGCACGCCGGTTTCGTCAACTTCAACGCCGGAACGCTTGGCACCTGCATGATCGAGGGCCGGGTCTCACAAGGCGTCACCGTGGGCAACGGCTCTGACGTCGGCGGCGGCTCATCGATCATGGGCACGCTTTCCGGCGGCGGCAAACTGCGCAACTCCATCGGCGAGCACAGCCTTCTGGGTGCCAACGCCGGCATCGGCATCTCCTTGGGTAACAACTGCGTGGTGGAGGCGGGACTCTACGTCACTGCCGGCACGAAGATCACCATCCACGACAAGGCCAAAATCGCCGCCGGCGAGCCGCTGGAAGTCGTCAAGGGCTCAGAGCTTTCGGGCAAGGACAACATCCTCTTCATCCGCAATTCGGTGACCGGCGCCATCGAGGCACGCTACCGCAAAGTCGGCATCGCCTTGAACGAGAAGCTGCACAAGAACTAA
- a CDS encoding 3-hydroxyacyl-CoA dehydrogenase translates to MQNLTVLGTGVLGSQIIFQSAYKGKDVVAYDISDEILAGLPDRWEYLKKQYKRDIPDATDEKLDAAVSRIRATADLKDAVKDADIIIEAIPERLDIKQDTWQKVSEYAPAKTVFCTNSSTLLPSKMAPFVDRPQKFLSLHFANEIWKFNTGEVMAQPKTDPAVFEEVAQFAEEIGMVPIRVKKEQPGYLLNSLLVPLLDAAADLWVRGVASFEDIDKTWRIATGSPEGPFQIYDTVGMMTPYNLNKDATNPVKKEFARRIKEDYIDKGKLGKSTGHGFYDYE, encoded by the coding sequence TGGTCGCCTACGATATCAGCGACGAGATTTTGGCCGGCCTTCCGGACCGCTGGGAGTATCTGAAGAAGCAATACAAGCGTGACATCCCTGACGCCACCGATGAAAAGCTCGACGCCGCCGTTTCGCGTATCCGCGCCACCGCTGATCTCAAGGACGCGGTCAAGGATGCGGACATCATCATCGAAGCCATCCCGGAGCGCCTCGACATCAAGCAGGACACTTGGCAGAAAGTCAGCGAGTACGCGCCGGCCAAGACCGTGTTCTGCACCAATTCCTCGACGCTGCTGCCGAGCAAGATGGCGCCGTTCGTCGATCGTCCGCAGAAGTTCCTGAGCCTGCATTTCGCCAACGAGATCTGGAAGTTCAACACCGGCGAGGTCATGGCCCAGCCGAAGACCGACCCGGCCGTGTTCGAAGAGGTCGCGCAGTTCGCCGAGGAGATCGGCATGGTGCCGATCCGCGTGAAGAAGGAACAGCCTGGCTACCTGCTCAACTCGCTGCTGGTGCCGCTGCTCGATGCCGCCGCCGATCTGTGGGTCCGTGGCGTTGCCTCCTTCGAGGACATCGACAAGACCTGGCGCATCGCCACCGGCTCGCCTGAAGGCCCGTTCCAGATCTATGACACCGTCGGCATGATGACTCCTTACAACCTCAACAAGGATGCCACCAATCCGGTCAAGAAGGAGTTTGCTCGCCGGATTAAGGAGGATTACATCGACAAGGGCAAGCTGGGCAAATCCACAGGCCATGGCTTCTATGACTATGAGTGA
- a CDS encoding DUF308 domain-containing protein, whose amino-acid sequence MSDANTNDNDPNVNEGNESNQGQANGQPTGQTGYGNYAPNGMNGNQGQPGANNSYGQNAGQTRQGYGQYAGNQGGQQNGPYANPYQYNGQGQNQNPNQGPYNNGYGANAYGPYAADPNQYNQQQYQNGNPNGQYQYAQNGQYQYAQNGQPQGNGGQPQGNGWQEQAGKPGSNEWWRMNPFKLAEEWLPSQAKKTIRIVYGVVGIVALLLGIALLIWPGKTLVAVAVALGIYFLISGVIRVIGAIVENGLPGGWRVLDIFIGILLVIGGVIMLKNTAISTALLTILVTLTVGIGWIMEGIMALVETWRLPKSGWAIFYAIVSILAGIVVLFMPGASVIVLIVFAGVSMVVMGILAIIRAFRFGKN is encoded by the coding sequence ATGTCAGACGCCAATACGAATGATAATGATCCGAATGTGAATGAAGGCAACGAAAGCAACCAAGGCCAGGCCAATGGACAGCCAACAGGACAGACGGGATACGGCAATTACGCGCCCAATGGCATGAATGGCAACCAAGGCCAGCCTGGAGCCAATAACTCATACGGGCAGAATGCGGGTCAAACCAGACAAGGATATGGACAATACGCGGGCAACCAGGGTGGGCAGCAGAATGGCCCATACGCCAATCCCTACCAATACAACGGGCAAGGGCAGAACCAGAATCCCAACCAAGGCCCATACAACAACGGCTATGGGGCCAATGCCTATGGCCCGTATGCCGCGGACCCGAATCAATACAATCAGCAGCAATACCAGAACGGCAATCCCAACGGCCAATACCAGTATGCCCAGAATGGCCAATACCAATACGCGCAGAACGGTCAGCCCCAGGGCAACGGCGGGCAACCGCAAGGCAATGGCTGGCAAGAGCAAGCGGGCAAGCCGGGCAGCAATGAATGGTGGCGGATGAACCCGTTCAAGCTCGCCGAGGAATGGCTACCGAGCCAAGCGAAAAAGACCATCCGCATCGTCTATGGCGTGGTCGGCATCGTCGCGCTGCTGCTTGGCATCGCGTTGCTGATCTGGCCGGGCAAGACGTTGGTGGCCGTGGCCGTCGCGCTGGGCATCTACTTCCTGATTTCCGGTGTCATCCGCGTCATCGGCGCCATCGTCGAGAACGGGTTGCCAGGCGGCTGGCGCGTGCTGGACATCTTCATCGGCATTCTTTTGGTGATCGGTGGTGTGATCATGTTGAAGAACACCGCGATTTCCACCGCCCTGCTCACCATCCTGGTCACCCTCACTGTCGGCATCGGCTGGATCATGGAAGGCATCATGGCGCTGGTCGAGACCTGGCGTCTGCCGAAGTCCGGCTGGGCCATCTTCTACGCGATCGTCTCCATCCTCGCCGGCATCGTCGTGCTGTTCATGCCCGGCGCCTCGGTTATCGTGCTGATTGTTTTCGCCGGTGTCTCCATGGTGGTCATGGGCATCCTCGCCATCATCCGCGCCTTCCGTTTCGGCAAGAACTGA
- a CDS encoding single-stranded DNA-binding protein: MAQQGTVTISGFVGADPQGFGKEGGPAACSFRIGCTPRYFNAMANEWCDRPTTWITVKAFRTLAQNVLSSLHKGDPVVATGTLATEEWTREDTKHTKMVMEATSVGHDLSFGTSVFHRVKPGMREPGGAGDASAAATATAQNEVEGHEVSAVAHNGRSEAQGGKNGARSRDAMTGGLSNNDGDGDADVPGDDPWDASEVFEETGTADRLVASVG; encoded by the coding sequence ATGGCACAGCAAGGGACAGTGACGATTTCGGGATTCGTGGGTGCGGATCCGCAGGGTTTCGGCAAGGAGGGAGGGCCTGCGGCGTGTTCGTTCAGGATCGGATGCACGCCGAGGTATTTCAACGCGATGGCCAATGAGTGGTGTGACAGGCCGACGACATGGATCACCGTGAAGGCGTTCCGCACATTGGCGCAGAACGTCCTATCGAGTCTGCACAAAGGCGATCCGGTGGTGGCGACCGGCACCTTGGCGACCGAGGAATGGACCCGGGAGGATACCAAACACACCAAGATGGTGATGGAGGCGACCAGCGTGGGCCATGACCTGAGCTTTGGTACCTCGGTGTTCCATCGCGTCAAACCGGGAATGCGGGAGCCGGGAGGTGCAGGCGATGCTTCCGCCGCGGCGACGGCAACTGCACAAAATGAAGTCGAGGGCCATGAGGTCTCTGCTGTCGCGCACAACGGCCGGAGCGAGGCGCAAGGTGGCAAGAATGGTGCACGATCCAGGGATGCCATGACCGGAGGCCTCTCCAATAATGATGGGGACGGCGATGCCGACGTCCCCGGAGATGACCCGTGGGATGCCAGCGAGGTGTTCGAGGAGACTGGCACCGCCGACCGTTTGGTGGCATCGGTGGGATAA
- a CDS encoding M13-type metalloendopeptidase produces MSTPLISGLDTTSFSSTISPGDDLFRFVNGPWIDTYELPDDRSRYGAFDKLAEDAESQIRDILEDENCPAHKSQSLYRAFLDTDAIEAAGISPIKDALERIDNATSKAELTKILGELSTLGGPDFFDCGVYGDPGDPEHNILHIEQGGIGLPDEAYYREDHYAPIREQYVNMVTKLLMFADYGDSVKSEADAKRFLEIETKIASNHWDNVATRDSQKTYNPTDFQTLSSTLSHFDITSWLDAWQSAYNALPASKTQPLNLTNVFANTIVHEPSFLSGFDKFWDQSDLDDLKLWARVTMISGSASTLSSDFDKTQFDFYGKVLSGAKQQRDRWKRGVSLVNGICGEEVGREYVRLHFPESSKERMEQLVSNIIEAYRVSISGSDWLGEATKAKALEKLSKFTPMIGYTNHWRDYTALDIRPEMSLVDDLNAAVAYETGFQFSKVGQVVDREEWLMNPQTVNAYYEPSMNVIVFPAAILQPPFFNPEADDAANYGGIGAVIGHEIGHGFDDQGSQYDGDGKLNDWWSAEDKANFEKLTKALIDQYNGFIPSQLQEKYGDDLSQAPHINGALTIGENIGDLSGVNISLKAYAFALDKDAGRPVDGSPEAVTASLASAPEIDGYTGLQRFFLSYASIWRTAQREELTEQYLQIDPHSPAEFRTNGIVRNVNLYYQAFDVKPENKLWLAPEQRVHIW; encoded by the coding sequence ATGTCTACACCTTTGATTTCAGGCCTTGATACGACCTCATTCTCCAGCACCATCAGCCCCGGCGACGACCTGTTCCGCTTCGTCAACGGCCCATGGATCGACACCTATGAGCTGCCCGACGACCGCTCCCGTTACGGCGCTTTCGACAAGCTCGCCGAGGACGCGGAAAGCCAGATCCGCGACATCCTCGAGGACGAGAACTGCCCGGCCCACAAGTCCCAGAGCCTCTACCGCGCATTCCTCGACACCGATGCCATCGAAGCCGCCGGCATCAGCCCCATCAAGGACGCGCTCGAGCGCATCGACAACGCAACCAGCAAGGCGGAGCTGACGAAGATCCTGGGCGAGCTAAGCACACTTGGCGGGCCCGACTTCTTCGACTGCGGCGTTTATGGCGATCCGGGCGACCCCGAACACAACATCCTGCATATCGAGCAGGGTGGCATCGGCCTGCCCGACGAGGCCTACTACCGCGAGGACCACTACGCGCCAATCCGCGAGCAGTACGTGAACATGGTCACGAAGCTGCTGATGTTCGCCGATTATGGCGACAGCGTGAAAAGCGAGGCGGACGCCAAGCGATTCCTCGAGATCGAGACCAAGATCGCCTCGAACCACTGGGACAACGTGGCCACCCGCGACTCACAGAAGACCTACAACCCCACTGATTTCCAAACGCTGAGCTCGACGCTTTCCCATTTCGACATCACCTCATGGCTCGATGCGTGGCAATCCGCCTACAACGCGTTGCCCGCCTCAAAGACGCAACCTTTGAACCTCACCAATGTGTTCGCCAACACCATTGTGCACGAGCCGAGCTTCCTTTCCGGTTTCGACAAGTTCTGGGACCAGAGCGATCTCGACGACCTGAAGCTTTGGGCGCGCGTGACGATGATCAGCGGCTCCGCCAGCACGCTCAGCAGCGATTTCGACAAGACCCAGTTCGATTTCTACGGCAAGGTGCTTTCCGGAGCCAAGCAGCAGCGCGACCGCTGGAAGCGCGGTGTCTCGCTGGTCAACGGCATCTGCGGCGAGGAGGTCGGCCGCGAATACGTCCGTCTCCACTTCCCCGAAAGCTCGAAGGAGCGGATGGAGCAACTGGTCTCCAACATCATCGAGGCCTATCGCGTCTCCATTTCCGGCAGCGACTGGCTAGGCGAGGCGACCAAGGCCAAGGCCCTTGAGAAGCTTTCGAAGTTCACTCCGATGATTGGCTACACCAACCATTGGCGCGATTACACCGCCCTAGACATCAGACCCGAGATGAGCCTGGTCGATGACCTCAACGCGGCAGTCGCCTACGAGACCGGATTCCAGTTCTCCAAGGTCGGCCAGGTCGTCGACCGCGAGGAATGGCTGATGAACCCGCAGACGGTCAACGCCTATTACGAGCCGTCCATGAACGTCATCGTCTTCCCCGCCGCCATCCTCCAGCCTCCATTCTTCAACCCGGAAGCCGACGACGCAGCCAACTACGGCGGTATCGGCGCGGTGATCGGCCACGAGATCGGGCATGGCTTCGACGACCAAGGCAGCCAGTACGACGGCGACGGCAAACTCAACGACTGGTGGAGTGCCGAGGACAAGGCGAACTTCGAAAAGCTCACCAAGGCTTTGATCGACCAGTACAACGGATTCATCCCCTCCCAGCTTCAAGAGAAGTATGGCGACGACCTCAGCCAGGCCCCGCACATCAACGGCGCGCTGACCATCGGCGAGAACATCGGCGACCTGAGCGGCGTCAACATCAGCCTGAAGGCCTACGCCTTCGCGCTTGACAAGGATGCTGGCCGTCCGGTCGACGGCTCGCCGGAAGCGGTGACGGCGTCGCTGGCGAGCGCACCGGAGATCGACGGATACACCGGCCTGCAACGCTTCTTCCTGAGCTACGCCTCCATCTGGCGCACCGCGCAACGCGAGGAGCTGACCGAGCAGTATCTGCAAATCGATCCGCACTCCCCCGCCGAATTCCGAACCAACGGCATCGTACGCAACGTCAACCTCTATTACCAGGCATTCGACGTCAAGCCCGAGAACAAGCTGTGGCTCGCTCCTGAACAGCGTGTCCATATCTGGTGA